A portion of the Streptomyces sp. NBC_00376 genome contains these proteins:
- a CDS encoding copper chaperone PCu(A)C: MTDRPQRIAAGDWAPTRRRLHDGLIAAIAPLAAFSVALGGLTAWTASGAAGAPPQLEVGDGRVFLPYNGNVDTAAFFRITNSGGADDRLVSVTCPAAESSMLSRHVRHDSGAGSMSMVGSVGLPAGKTLAMSPSTVDVMVKVKERLQVGDTLPFVLRFRHSDPVEVVAVVVRPGS; this comes from the coding sequence ATGACGGACCGACCTCAACGGATCGCCGCCGGAGACTGGGCTCCGACACGCCGTCGTCTGCACGACGGGCTGATTGCCGCGATCGCCCCTCTGGCCGCCTTCTCGGTGGCTCTGGGCGGCCTGACCGCCTGGACGGCATCGGGGGCCGCCGGGGCCCCACCGCAGTTGGAGGTCGGTGACGGGCGGGTCTTCCTGCCCTACAACGGCAATGTGGACACCGCGGCGTTCTTCCGGATCACCAACAGCGGCGGAGCCGACGACCGGCTGGTCTCCGTCACCTGTCCGGCCGCGGAGAGCTCCATGCTCAGCCGTCACGTACGTCATGACAGCGGTGCAGGTTCCATGAGCATGGTCGGCTCGGTCGGCCTACCCGCCGGCAAGACCCTTGCCATGTCGCCAAGCACGGTGGACGTGATGGTGAAGGTGAAGGAACGCCTGCAGGTGGGCGACACACTTCCCTTCGTCCTGCGCTTCCGTCACAGCGATCCGGTCGAGGTCGTGGCAGTCGTCGTCCGTCCCGGTAGCTGA
- a CDS encoding ABC transporter substrate-binding protein, with amino-acid sequence MARTLGRTASLLSLSAALALVTGCGSDSSSAGSGDEHHGNPVVVVTTTWEGALAKAAGAEDVKVIVPQSVQHAPDYDPKPSDLAAVAGADFVLYAPFEPYAGKIKEAAGSEAELVEVNLDNDADKVNAEVAKLGTLFGTEGAAAKWTEAFDNEYAKLSEDLKVGWPGAKSPLVVSQVFTAWAAKLAGADLVGTYGPEAVTPAQLAELGKEKPTLVLDNAHMSTGTVLPDSGAKQIEIVNYPGRDLDLLPVYRNAAAALKEAMSAS; translated from the coding sequence ATGGCGCGCACACTCGGCCGTACCGCTTCCCTCCTCTCACTGAGCGCAGCGCTGGCCCTGGTGACCGGCTGCGGAAGCGACTCGTCGTCCGCCGGAAGCGGCGACGAGCACCACGGGAATCCGGTGGTGGTCGTCACCACGACCTGGGAAGGAGCCTTGGCCAAGGCTGCAGGAGCCGAGGATGTGAAGGTCATCGTCCCCCAGTCCGTGCAGCACGCACCCGACTACGACCCGAAGCCCTCCGATCTCGCGGCCGTCGCCGGTGCCGACTTCGTGCTCTACGCCCCCTTCGAACCGTACGCCGGGAAGATCAAGGAGGCCGCAGGGTCCGAGGCCGAACTCGTCGAGGTGAATCTCGACAACGACGCGGACAAGGTCAACGCCGAGGTTGCCAAGCTGGGCACACTGTTCGGCACCGAGGGCGCCGCGGCGAAGTGGACGGAGGCCTTCGACAACGAGTACGCCAAGTTGTCCGAGGATCTGAAAGTCGGCTGGCCGGGCGCGAAGAGCCCGCTGGTCGTCAGCCAGGTCTTCACCGCCTGGGCCGCGAAGCTTGCGGGGGCGGACCTGGTCGGCACGTACGGGCCCGAAGCCGTAACCCCTGCCCAACTGGCGGAGCTGGGGAAGGAGAAGCCCACGCTCGTCCTGGACAACGCCCACATGTCTACCGGCACGGTTCTGCCCGACTCCGGTGCCAAGCAGATCGAGATCGTCAACTACCCGGGAAGGGACCTCGACCTGCTGCCCGTGTACCGAAACGCGGCAGCCGCGCTGAAAGAAGCCATGTCCGCTTCCTGA
- a CDS encoding CoA transferase — translation MASPVTTQTVRPLDGLDLESSGPAGLVAQHLRLLGARVSPEPAGPQSATTARTVLSGQGILPIEAEVNRADPQSGITDEATVQAATGIMAVHGRRVGGPRGLAVDYATTAASVLTVQGILAGLLGQLRGGTTSRVGTSVDRAGLLAVSQYLAAAGADEGEAAELAPGGPPFTDADGTLFELETLEPGAWAAFWRALEAPPEAIRDGWRPFQFRYATACAPFPQALHMTVRAHPWQRVLQAAAVSGAEVCPLGTLAGRAAEHDWAQPWSLTPLGPGRHRVPTAPPTAGRPLAGLTVLEAGRRIQAPLTAHLLGLLGADVIRIEPPGGDPLRGMPPACSGVSARWLALNRGKQAVEVDIKAEPDRRRLREMAAEADVFLHNWAPGKAARFGLDADHLAAVNPALVYAYTSGWADRIAGAPMGTDFMVQARTGVGEAVHPAGEPPAPSLMTLLDVLGGLLGTEAVLAGLLLRERSRQGVRVDSSLLGAADVLTAPALRRAAAGANARRPAGFRHPLRTSDGWVAPTDACAEAASCHDLRGLSTHDALAQLNAHGLSATAVTTDLADLHHDPRFAGSISRDAHGALAVPDPWSFT, via the coding sequence ATGGCGTCACCAGTCACCACACAGACCGTCCGCCCACTGGACGGGCTCGACCTGGAATCGTCGGGGCCTGCCGGCCTCGTAGCGCAGCACCTTCGGCTACTGGGAGCCCGCGTCAGCCCGGAGCCGGCCGGGCCGCAGTCCGCGACAACTGCGCGGACCGTGCTGAGCGGCCAGGGAATTCTGCCCATCGAAGCGGAGGTGAACCGGGCGGATCCGCAGAGCGGGATCACCGACGAGGCCACGGTCCAGGCCGCCACCGGGATCATGGCCGTGCACGGGCGACGAGTCGGCGGACCGCGCGGCCTTGCCGTCGACTACGCCACCACCGCCGCCTCCGTGCTCACGGTTCAGGGAATCCTGGCAGGGCTGTTGGGGCAGCTCCGTGGGGGAACGACCAGTCGGGTCGGCACGAGCGTCGACCGGGCCGGACTACTGGCTGTCTCCCAGTACCTGGCCGCTGCGGGAGCTGACGAGGGCGAGGCTGCGGAACTCGCGCCAGGGGGGCCGCCCTTCACCGACGCGGACGGCACACTCTTCGAGCTGGAGACCCTGGAGCCCGGGGCCTGGGCCGCGTTCTGGCGCGCCTTGGAAGCACCCCCCGAGGCGATACGGGATGGCTGGCGGCCCTTCCAGTTCCGGTACGCCACGGCCTGCGCCCCCTTCCCGCAGGCCCTGCACATGACGGTCCGCGCCCACCCCTGGCAGCGCGTACTCCAGGCCGCGGCGGTATCCGGCGCGGAAGTCTGCCCGCTGGGAACTCTGGCCGGGCGGGCAGCAGAGCACGACTGGGCGCAGCCCTGGTCGCTCACTCCCCTCGGGCCCGGCCGTCACCGTGTCCCCACTGCGCCTCCCACGGCCGGGCGGCCGTTGGCAGGACTGACCGTGCTGGAGGCCGGCCGACGCATCCAGGCCCCCCTCACCGCCCACCTTCTGGGGCTGCTCGGCGCCGATGTGATCCGCATCGAACCGCCGGGCGGGGATCCGTTGCGCGGGATGCCGCCGGCCTGCTCCGGTGTTTCCGCCCGCTGGCTCGCGCTCAACCGCGGTAAGCAGGCCGTGGAGGTCGACATCAAAGCCGAGCCCGACCGGCGCCGGCTGCGGGAGATGGCGGCAGAGGCCGATGTCTTCCTCCACAACTGGGCCCCCGGCAAAGCGGCCCGCTTCGGCCTCGACGCCGACCATCTGGCAGCGGTGAACCCCGCGCTGGTCTACGCGTACACCAGCGGATGGGCCGACCGGATCGCCGGTGCCCCCATGGGAACCGACTTCATGGTCCAGGCCCGTACCGGAGTCGGAGAAGCGGTGCACCCGGCAGGCGAACCGCCCGCACCGTCATTGATGACCCTCCTGGACGTCCTGGGCGGGCTCCTGGGAACGGAAGCCGTTCTCGCGGGCCTGCTGCTGAGAGAGCGCAGCCGGCAAGGCGTCCGGGTGGACTCCTCGTTGCTCGGAGCGGCCGACGTTCTCACCGCCCCCGCCCTGCGCCGGGCCGCAGCAGGAGCGAACGCGAGAAGGCCGGCCGGGTTCCGTCACCCGTTGCGCACCTCGGACGGGTGGGTCGCTCCCACCGACGCGTGTGCCGAAGCCGCCTCTTGTCACGACTTGAGGGGGCTGTCCACTCACGACGCCCTGGCGCAGCTGAACGCGCACGGACTGTCCGCCACCGCGGTCACCACGGACCTGGCGGATCTTCATCACGATCCTCGCTTCGCCGGCTCGATCAGCCGCGACGCGCACGGTGCCCTCGCTGTTCCCGACCCCTGGAGTTTCACATGA
- a CDS encoding acyl-CoA dehydrogenase family protein codes for MAAELRSQVCRFIRERVMPAERVLDAGGPVAAATLRDLRVLAQQEGLWALPLPSGLGGGGLSLTEYAQVAEAEGASDHGPAALGSASLLDVLMLNRHGSTRIREEYPKRLGAGELRACYAMTEPGVPGTDPSMTRTRAVEEANGSWRISGRKWFTSGAADADLVTVLARTDWSTDRGGLSLFLVPTGAPGFRVVRELPVLGAGGQSEIELDGVRVPGDHLIGERGSALTIAGERLQLGRTLRALRWTGQAQRAFDLMCERVNACTGSRGPLGGHQLVQQHVFESLLALRTTRPLVHEAVTRIAAGLDAHVEVGLAKVAAARMLQQVTDAAIQVHGAAGLGPDTPLPALFRTGRASRILDGPDELHITSVARRALRAYET; via the coding sequence GTGGCGGCTGAGTTGAGGAGTCAGGTATGCCGCTTCATACGTGAACGGGTGATGCCGGCCGAGAGGGTGCTGGACGCCGGTGGGCCGGTCGCCGCCGCCACCTTGCGCGACCTGCGCGTCCTGGCCCAGCAGGAAGGGCTGTGGGCCCTGCCGTTGCCCTCCGGGCTGGGCGGTGGTGGGCTTTCTCTGACGGAGTACGCGCAGGTGGCCGAGGCCGAAGGGGCAAGCGACCACGGGCCTGCCGCCCTGGGGTCGGCTTCGCTGCTGGATGTGCTCATGTTGAACCGTCACGGCAGCACACGCATACGCGAGGAGTATCCGAAACGGCTCGGCGCCGGGGAGCTCCGGGCCTGCTACGCGATGACCGAACCCGGTGTCCCGGGTACCGACCCCTCAATGACCCGTACCCGGGCCGTGGAGGAGGCGAATGGGAGCTGGAGGATCAGTGGCCGCAAGTGGTTCACCTCGGGAGCCGCCGACGCCGACCTGGTGACCGTTCTGGCCCGAACCGACTGGTCCACGGACCGCGGCGGCCTCTCCCTGTTCCTGGTACCGACCGGAGCACCAGGCTTCCGCGTCGTGCGCGAGCTTCCCGTTCTTGGCGCTGGTGGCCAGTCGGAGATCGAACTGGACGGTGTCCGTGTCCCCGGCGACCATCTCATCGGGGAGCGGGGCAGCGCTCTCACCATTGCCGGGGAACGTCTCCAGCTGGGCCGTACTCTGCGGGCCCTGCGCTGGACCGGCCAAGCACAGCGGGCCTTCGACTTGATGTGCGAGCGTGTCAACGCCTGTACCGGCTCACGCGGTCCGCTCGGCGGTCACCAGCTCGTGCAGCAGCATGTCTTCGAGTCGCTGCTCGCACTGCGCACGACCCGTCCGCTGGTCCATGAGGCGGTGACCCGGATCGCTGCCGGGCTGGACGCGCACGTCGAGGTGGGCCTGGCCAAGGTAGCTGCCGCCCGCATGCTGCAGCAGGTGACGGACGCGGCCATCCAGGTCCACGGCGCGGCCGGTCTGGGACCCGACACTCCTCTGCCCGCGCTCTTCCGTACCGGGCGAGCCTCCCGGATCCTGGACGGCCCGGACGAGCTGCACATCACTTCCGTCGCCCGTCGTGCACTGCGCGCCTACGAAACCTGA
- a CDS encoding class I adenylate-forming enzyme family protein, with protein sequence MTAVLHDLLPAGLRRSWAIDGTCPDLDVYSLFRARQIADLHRTAVLDAKGRLCYTALDRKVRCLATGLRDLGVQPGDVVGVQLPNGRSAVIADLALAALGAVALPFPVGRGSLEAECLLRRAEAVAVIAAVEHRGNHHAADLKSLAPALTSLSHVIAAGPGDTPEGTIPLSGLLRSDPSGFVPARPDPDSAARILVSSGSEAEPKMIAYSHNALAGGRGNFLASLIPDGTSPRCLFLVPLASAFGSNGTAVTLARHGGTLVLLDHFTPQAALDAVREHQPTHILGVPTMVRMMLDRLDSTGETLPAPTALILGGSALDETTAEHAASAFGCPVVNLYGSADGVNCHTGLTGAAPLADGRGVVAGRPDPRVADIRITDTETCEPLPDGGIGEIVARGPMTPMCYVASPELDARYRTPDGWVRTGDLGYLDGEGILHIVGRLKDVVIRGGANISPAEVDRELASHPGVRDVVCLGIPDAVMGERLAACVVSRAEEPLTLQMLCDHLTERGLEQRKHPERLLVVDELPLTPAGKPDRAALRDRMTEHDRSRATNEVPTRR encoded by the coding sequence ATGACCGCCGTCCTCCACGACCTGCTGCCCGCCGGCCTCCGCCGTTCGTGGGCCATTGACGGGACCTGCCCCGATCTCGACGTGTACAGCCTCTTCCGGGCCCGGCAGATCGCGGATCTCCACCGCACAGCGGTCCTCGATGCCAAAGGCAGACTCTGCTACACCGCCCTCGACCGCAAGGTGCGATGTCTGGCTACCGGCCTCAGGGACCTCGGCGTACAGCCGGGCGACGTGGTCGGCGTACAGCTGCCCAACGGACGCAGCGCCGTCATCGCCGATCTGGCGCTGGCGGCCCTCGGAGCGGTTGCTCTGCCCTTCCCGGTCGGACGCGGCAGCCTGGAAGCCGAATGCCTGCTCCGCCGCGCGGAGGCCGTCGCCGTCATCGCAGCCGTCGAGCACCGGGGCAACCACCACGCCGCGGACCTCAAGTCTCTGGCTCCGGCGCTCACCTCCTTGAGTCACGTCATCGCCGCCGGCCCCGGCGACACGCCAGAAGGAACGATTCCTCTCTCGGGGTTGCTCCGCTCCGATCCCAGCGGATTCGTTCCCGCACGGCCGGACCCCGACAGCGCCGCCCGTATCCTCGTCTCATCCGGCTCCGAGGCAGAGCCGAAGATGATCGCCTACTCCCACAACGCACTGGCCGGTGGACGAGGGAACTTCCTCGCCTCGCTCATCCCTGACGGGACTTCGCCCCGCTGCCTGTTCCTCGTGCCGCTCGCCTCGGCCTTCGGATCGAACGGCACGGCCGTCACCCTCGCCCGGCACGGTGGGACCCTCGTCCTCCTGGACCACTTCACGCCGCAGGCCGCTCTCGACGCAGTGCGGGAGCATCAACCCACACACATCCTGGGCGTGCCCACCATGGTGCGCATGATGCTCGACCGCCTCGACAGCACAGGCGAGACGCTGCCCGCCCCCACGGCCCTGATCCTGGGGGGCTCCGCGCTCGACGAGACCACGGCTGAACACGCCGCGAGTGCTTTCGGCTGCCCTGTCGTCAACCTCTACGGTTCGGCCGACGGCGTCAACTGCCACACCGGACTGACCGGTGCTGCTCCGCTCGCGGACGGCCGGGGCGTCGTGGCCGGCCGCCCCGACCCACGGGTGGCGGACATACGCATCACCGACACCGAGACCTGTGAACCCCTGCCGGACGGTGGCATCGGGGAGATCGTGGCGCGGGGCCCCATGACCCCCATGTGCTATGTCGCCTCCCCGGAGCTGGATGCCCGCTACCGCACTCCCGACGGGTGGGTACGCACCGGCGACCTCGGATACCTCGACGGCGAAGGCATTCTGCACATCGTCGGACGCCTCAAGGATGTCGTCATCCGGGGCGGGGCCAACATCAGTCCCGCCGAGGTCGACAGGGAACTCGCCTCGCACCCCGGTGTGCGAGACGTCGTGTGCCTCGGAATCCCGGATGCGGTGATGGGGGAGCGGCTGGCGGCGTGCGTCGTGTCCCGGGCCGAGGAGCCCTTGACACTGCAGATGCTCTGCGACCACCTGACCGAACGAGGTCTGGAGCAACGCAAGCATCCCGAGCGCCTTCTGGTCGTGGACGAACTTCCCTTGACCCCTGCGGGCAAGCCCGACCGGGCGGCACTGCGGGACCGAATGACGGAGCACGACCGCTCCCGCGCGACGAACGAAGTCCCAACGCGCAGGTGA
- a CDS encoding ABC transporter ATP-binding protein, with translation MGGLDVRMQEVACRHGRLEAVADVDLDIAAGERVALTGTNGSGKTTLLRAVLGLHRQATGSILVGGRGTRSPAEWAWRRRACAWIPQKPAAGRFPLLGTELLASSSAHAEAASAAARLGVGKLTERPLHTLSGGQLQRMYLARAIGCVAAGAQVLLADEPTAALDFEGQEEAADVLTSLPVTLLVVTHDRALADRCDRVLEMAAGRLREVR, from the coding sequence ATGGGTGGGCTGGATGTGCGTATGCAGGAGGTCGCCTGCCGGCATGGCCGGCTGGAGGCCGTGGCCGACGTGGATCTGGACATCGCCGCCGGTGAACGCGTGGCGCTGACCGGAACCAACGGCTCGGGAAAGACGACGCTGCTGCGTGCGGTGCTCGGTCTGCACCGACAGGCGACGGGATCGATCCTGGTCGGCGGACGAGGCACCCGCTCACCCGCGGAGTGGGCCTGGCGCCGCCGTGCCTGCGCCTGGATTCCCCAGAAACCTGCGGCGGGTCGCTTCCCTCTCCTCGGTACGGAGCTGTTGGCGAGCAGCAGCGCTCACGCGGAGGCCGCCTCGGCGGCGGCTCGGCTCGGTGTGGGGAAGCTGACAGAGCGACCTCTGCACACCCTGTCCGGGGGCCAGTTGCAGCGGATGTATCTCGCCCGGGCCATCGGCTGTGTCGCGGCCGGGGCGCAGGTGCTGCTGGCCGACGAGCCCACCGCCGCTCTTGACTTCGAAGGACAGGAGGAAGCGGCCGATGTCCTCACCTCCTTGCCGGTGACCCTCCTCGTGGTGACGCACGACCGGGCGCTGGCGGATCGCTGCGACCGGGTCCTGGAAATGGCCGCGGGCCGTCTTCGGGAGGTCCGATGA
- a CDS encoding heavy metal translocating P-type ATPase produces MTCAACVHRVEKRLAKLTGVTATVNLATGRARVSHPPEVTADDLVAVVERAGYTAELPSASEPLEAPGETDRADEVATSQRNRLVITALLAVPVITLSMVPSLQFRNWQWLCLTLSAPVVLWSSWPFHLRALRGLRNSSASMDTLVSLGVISSFAWSVYALFLGGAGTAGMRMPFTLFPSAGAGVAHVYLEAAVAVPLFVLTGRFLETRARNGTGEALRSLASLAAKDATVREDGQERRVPVGQLRIGQEFVVRPGEQVATDGVVVSGSSALDLSLVTGESDPVEVGPGQSVVGAAVNAGGMLLVRATAVGADTQLARITRMVTEAQAGKARAQRLADLVAGVFVPAVLALAVTVLGFWLGAGADPQTAITACVAVLVVACPCALGLATPTALLAATGRGAQLGILVNGPRALETLRNIDTVVLDKTGTLTTGQMTVSRITAAEGGVGREAVLRLAGGAERGSEHPVGRAITVYAQRAMPERPLPDVSDFRATPGEGIVGCVEGRLVEVCAARGDLPQPLAQALARAEAAAHTPVLVRLDDVDEALIAVGDVLRPGSYRAVHRLRRLGVEPVLATGDHQVTALAVADELGITQVHARCTPEDKADLVRQLKREGRRVAVIGDGVNDAAALAGADIGIAMGTGTDVAIGAADVTLVRGDIEVVTDAVRLARRTLGTIRINLVWAFAYNAVTVPLAATGWLNPMFAAAAMSVSSLLVVGNSLRLRAWQPSPARRPTTRLSHQLGGTQR; encoded by the coding sequence ACGAAGTGGCCACGTCGCAACGCAACAGGCTCGTGATCACCGCGCTGCTCGCCGTCCCGGTGATCACTCTTTCCATGGTGCCCTCCCTGCAGTTCCGCAACTGGCAGTGGCTGTGCCTCACACTGTCCGCTCCGGTGGTCCTGTGGAGTTCCTGGCCCTTCCACCTGCGCGCACTGCGCGGGCTGCGGAACTCGTCGGCATCCATGGACACTCTGGTCTCTCTCGGCGTCATCTCGTCCTTCGCCTGGTCGGTGTACGCCCTGTTCCTCGGCGGAGCGGGCACCGCGGGCATGCGCATGCCGTTCACTCTGTTCCCCTCAGCCGGCGCGGGGGTTGCGCACGTCTACCTGGAAGCCGCTGTCGCGGTTCCGCTGTTCGTCCTCACCGGCCGATTCCTCGAAACGCGGGCCCGCAACGGTACGGGGGAGGCGCTGCGTTCGCTGGCCTCGCTGGCTGCCAAGGACGCGACCGTGCGGGAGGACGGCCAGGAACGAAGGGTTCCTGTCGGACAGCTGCGCATCGGGCAGGAGTTCGTCGTCCGGCCCGGAGAGCAGGTCGCCACCGACGGAGTTGTGGTCTCGGGCAGTTCGGCCCTTGATCTGTCTCTGGTCACCGGGGAGAGCGACCCGGTCGAAGTCGGCCCGGGCCAGAGCGTTGTCGGAGCCGCCGTCAACGCCGGTGGCATGCTTCTCGTACGTGCCACGGCGGTGGGTGCGGACACCCAGCTTGCCCGGATCACGCGCATGGTCACCGAAGCCCAGGCGGGGAAGGCCCGTGCCCAGCGTCTGGCGGACCTGGTGGCCGGCGTGTTCGTGCCGGCCGTACTGGCCCTGGCCGTCACCGTCCTCGGCTTCTGGCTCGGCGCCGGAGCCGACCCCCAGACGGCCATCACCGCGTGTGTGGCCGTCCTGGTCGTCGCCTGCCCTTGCGCACTGGGGCTGGCCACACCGACCGCTCTTCTCGCCGCAACCGGCCGAGGTGCACAACTCGGGATTCTGGTGAACGGGCCGCGGGCCCTGGAGACACTGCGCAACATCGACACGGTGGTGCTGGACAAGACCGGCACCCTCACGACCGGGCAGATGACCGTCTCCCGCATCACCGCAGCAGAGGGGGGAGTCGGGCGGGAAGCTGTACTTCGGCTGGCGGGCGGAGCCGAACGCGGATCGGAGCACCCGGTGGGTCGAGCGATCACCGTGTACGCACAACGAGCAATGCCTGAGCGCCCCTTGCCGGACGTCTCCGACTTCAGGGCGACACCCGGAGAGGGCATCGTGGGCTGTGTCGAGGGCCGTCTGGTGGAGGTGTGTGCCGCCCGAGGTGATCTTCCACAGCCACTGGCACAGGCCTTGGCCCGAGCCGAAGCGGCCGCACACACGCCGGTCCTGGTTCGCCTCGACGACGTCGACGAGGCTCTCATCGCGGTCGGAGACGTGCTGCGGCCGGGCAGTTACCGCGCCGTGCACCGGCTCCGGCGTCTGGGAGTGGAACCGGTTCTGGCCACCGGCGACCACCAGGTCACCGCTCTCGCCGTAGCCGACGAACTCGGCATCACCCAGGTGCACGCCCGGTGCACCCCGGAGGACAAGGCGGACCTGGTACGGCAGTTGAAACGAGAGGGCCGTCGCGTCGCCGTCATCGGTGACGGTGTGAACGACGCCGCCGCCCTGGCCGGCGCCGATATCGGAATCGCCATGGGCACCGGCACGGATGTCGCCATCGGCGCTGCGGATGTGACGCTGGTCCGCGGTGACATCGAGGTGGTCACCGACGCCGTCCGCCTCGCACGTCGCACGCTGGGAACGATCCGTATCAATCTGGTGTGGGCGTTCGCGTACAACGCGGTCACCGTGCCCCTGGCCGCGACCGGGTGGCTCAACCCGATGTTCGCTGCCGCAGCCATGTCCGTCAGCTCCCTGCTGGTGGTGGGCAACAGCCTGCGCCTTCGGGCCTGGCAGCCGTCGCCCGCGCGCCGCCCCACGACACGGCTTTCGCACCAACTAGGAGGGACACAGCGATGA
- a CDS encoding metal ABC transporter permease, translated as MTLATADLGELLQLLPVQRAGFALLLAAIGLPVVGVVIVGLDIMPVRFAMMHVALLGIAIGLVTGLDPMLCALVACALSGAAVAPLARVPDGLSGAMGLLMSIAIAAALLVLAVSGINASGAFALLWGSILSVGTADLVVLGVLAVVVVGLFLWRSRDVALLLYDRELAQCSGVAVRALTLALLVLVAVAVAGAIKLTGALLVDALTLLPALAARRLGTSLKSITLWAVAIGIVVNLTGFLVALWLDWPPGPVLVLTAGAAVLAVHLIPERRINTWRAHSAVPLPSSH; from the coding sequence ATGACGCTCGCGACCGCCGATCTCGGCGAACTCCTCCAACTGCTTCCCGTGCAGCGGGCGGGATTCGCTCTGCTGCTCGCTGCTATCGGTCTACCGGTGGTCGGTGTGGTCATCGTGGGGCTCGACATCATGCCGGTGCGCTTCGCGATGATGCACGTCGCATTGCTGGGCATAGCGATCGGCCTCGTGACCGGCCTCGATCCCATGCTGTGTGCGCTGGTGGCGTGCGCCCTTTCCGGGGCCGCCGTCGCTCCGCTCGCCCGCGTACCCGACGGGCTGTCCGGAGCGATGGGACTCCTCATGAGTATCGCGATCGCGGCGGCGTTGTTGGTGCTCGCCGTTTCGGGGATCAACGCCTCTGGTGCGTTCGCCCTGCTCTGGGGGTCGATCCTGTCCGTCGGAACCGCTGATCTGGTGGTGCTCGGCGTGCTCGCCGTCGTCGTCGTGGGCCTGTTCCTGTGGCGGAGCCGCGATGTCGCTCTGCTGCTGTACGACCGGGAGCTCGCCCAGTGCTCGGGAGTTGCTGTACGGGCGCTGACCCTCGCGCTGCTGGTACTTGTCGCAGTCGCCGTCGCGGGCGCGATCAAGCTCACCGGTGCGCTGCTGGTCGATGCCCTCACCCTCCTGCCGGCTCTCGCCGCACGCCGCCTGGGCACCTCACTGAAGTCGATCACTCTCTGGGCCGTTGCCATCGGCATCGTCGTGAACCTGACCGGCTTCCTCGTCGCTCTGTGGCTGGACTGGCCTCCCGGGCCGGTCCTCGTCCTCACTGCGGGGGCCGCGGTCCTTGCCGTCCATCTCATACCCGAACGGAGAATCAACACATGGCGCGCACACTCGGCCGTACCGCTTCCCTCCTCTCACTGA
- a CDS encoding sugar ABC transporter permease: MTVAGDRIERALADILCRAGVTRDEVGARFPLFADPETGRWETTGRGSWTGGFWAGLLWLRARYTGDAADRGVASDCTAQLAGWVEADTATRGLILWYGTALAIGDPGADELRGRAARACLDALDPELGLVPWGAALGGPGLLARVDAVPGIVPLLASSGAEGAAAAASHLHRHIDLCLADGAVVPALRFEPDRGWRPCDEPRPGWSRGRPWLLLAVADALHQPRTTRWNRQRLEATAAELAAALTGAPRWGVPPADEGEPDGPQDTSAAAITAVALLKLALVPGPRAAEYHSRACSILAHLVTVHLSGPAGSRPTGMLLNGCYDAGRSVAVRHELIWGDFFLALGLAALVGLVDIRTV; encoded by the coding sequence GTGACGGTGGCCGGGGACCGGATTGAACGCGCACTCGCGGACATTCTGTGCCGGGCAGGTGTCACCAGGGACGAAGTCGGCGCACGTTTCCCGCTGTTCGCCGACCCGGAGACGGGCCGCTGGGAGACGACCGGTCGTGGATCGTGGACCGGCGGGTTCTGGGCGGGGCTGTTGTGGTTGCGGGCCCGGTACACCGGTGACGCAGCCGACCGGGGCGTGGCCTCGGACTGTACGGCTCAGCTGGCCGGATGGGTGGAGGCGGACACCGCCACCCGCGGTCTGATCCTCTGGTACGGGACCGCCCTGGCCATCGGCGACCCGGGGGCGGACGAGCTTCGTGGCCGAGCAGCCCGAGCCTGCCTGGATGCTCTGGACCCCGAACTGGGCCTGGTTCCCTGGGGGGCCGCGCTGGGCGGCCCCGGGCTGCTGGCACGTGTGGATGCCGTGCCCGGCATTGTGCCGCTGCTTGCCTCCTCGGGTGCCGAGGGCGCCGCGGCTGCCGCGTCCCACCTCCACCGGCACATCGATCTGTGCCTTGCCGATGGGGCAGTGGTGCCCGCCCTGCGGTTCGAGCCGGACAGGGGCTGGCGGCCGTGCGACGAGCCGAGACCCGGCTGGAGCCGCGGGCGACCGTGGCTCCTGCTCGCCGTGGCTGACGCCCTGCATCAGCCCAGGACCACGCGGTGGAACCGTCAACGGCTGGAAGCGACGGCTGCGGAGCTGGCCGCCGCACTGACCGGGGCGCCACGGTGGGGCGTTCCGCCGGCCGACGAGGGAGAACCGGACGGGCCGCAGGACACTTCGGCCGCCGCGATCACAGCGGTGGCGCTGCTGAAGCTCGCCCTGGTCCCGGGACCCAGGGCAGCTGAGTACCACTCCCGGGCATGCTCGATCCTGGCCCACCTCGTGACCGTGCACCTCTCCGGGCCGGCCGGATCCCGGCCCACCGGGATGCTGCTGAACGGCTGCTACGACGCCGGACGATCGGTTGCCGTGCGCCACGAACTGATCTGGGGAGACTTCTTCCTGGCCCTCGGGCTGGCGGCCCTGGTCGGGCTGGTCGACATCCGCACGGTGTAG